Proteins from a single region of Thermococcus sp. EP1:
- the gcvH gene encoding glycine cleavage system protein GcvH — protein sequence MIEVGEYKVKEGLYYTKDHEWAQVMEDGTVLIGISDYAQKELGDLAYVELPEIGKEVSKGDVLCEVESVKAVSEVYAPISGEIIEVNEELEDAPEKINEEPYEAWIAKIKPSNLEEELKELMSAEKYAEYLESL from the coding sequence ATGATTGAGGTCGGAGAATACAAGGTTAAAGAGGGGCTTTACTACACCAAGGACCACGAATGGGCTCAGGTAATGGAGGATGGAACTGTTTTGATAGGAATAAGTGATTATGCACAAAAAGAACTTGGCGATTTAGCCTATGTAGAGCTCCCCGAAATTGGAAAAGAAGTTTCAAAGGGCGATGTTCTTTGTGAAGTAGAGAGTGTCAAGGCAGTAAGTGAAGTCTATGCACCAATTAGTGGAGAAATTATCGAAGTTAATGAAGAGCTCGAAGATGCTCCAGAAAAAATCAATGAAGAGCCATATGAAGCATGGATCGCCAAGATAAAACCAAGCAACCTAGAAGAGGAACTAAAAGAGCTCATGTCAGCTGAAAAGTATGCTGAATATTTAGAATCTCTCTGA
- a CDS encoding MBL fold metallo-hydrolase produces the protein MIIRGIGLDSSARIAFQSHAHTDHFVSGGVIVSTKATKFLSHLKKGGFYKTYGFGKSFYIGDYKAKLYPAGHMLGSAQIYIKFDEFSLLYTGDVKWFKLRTAEKAKFRRADVLVIESTYGLPMYNFPTPREAEKKLIAFVEHSLDKGKTPMLYANQMGKAQELLKILDVHGYSVKVSREILKVAKVYEKFGIKFRNISKDGEVLISGFKNQMSFNGIHSSGLFVSGFGDLKLSNHADFWELIKIIETVKPEKIYTRYGYAREFARILRGLEYDAKPLEDVLFSGELI, from the coding sequence ATGATCATTAGAGGAATTGGTTTAGACTCATCCGCTAGAATAGCATTTCAGAGCCATGCTCATACAGATCATTTTGTTAGTGGAGGAGTTATAGTTTCAACAAAGGCCACGAAATTTCTCAGCCATCTCAAAAAGGGAGGGTTTTACAAAACCTACGGTTTTGGTAAAAGCTTTTACATAGGTGATTACAAGGCCAAGCTTTATCCTGCAGGCCATATGCTTGGCTCTGCTCAAATATACATTAAGTTTGATGAATTTTCACTTCTTTACACTGGTGACGTTAAATGGTTTAAACTTAGGACTGCAGAAAAGGCTAAATTTAGACGAGCAGATGTGCTTGTTATTGAGTCCACATATGGATTACCCATGTATAATTTCCCAACTCCAAGAGAGGCTGAGAAAAAACTTATAGCATTTGTTGAACACTCACTGGATAAAGGAAAGACTCCTATGTTATATGCAAATCAGATGGGAAAGGCCCAAGAGCTTCTTAAAATCTTGGATGTCCATGGGTACTCCGTTAAGGTTTCACGAGAAATACTGAAAGTTGCCAAAGTCTATGAGAAATTTGGAATAAAGTTCCGCAATATCTCAAAGGATGGGGAGGTTTTAATTAGTGGCTTTAAGAATCAAATGTCGTTTAATGGGATCCATTCATCAGGACTTTTTGTTTCTGGATTTGGAGATTTGAAATTAAGCAACCATGCGGACTTTTGGGAGCTTATAAAAATAATTGAGACAGTTAAACCTGAGAAGATCTATACTCGCTATGGATATGCTAGAGAATTCGCTAGAATCCTGAGAGGTTTGGAGTATGATGCTAAACCATTAGAAGATGTTCTTTTTTCGGGAGAATTAATTTAA
- a CDS encoding ADP-specific glucokinase encodes MKESLKERIRLWKRLYVQAFEDATNALPNISGVLLAYNTNIDAIKYLDKEDLEQKINEIGKENVFKIIENPPEKIASLEHLFGGILRSIKLGKAMEWFVENEEVRKYLRDWGWDELRIGGQAGIMANLLGGVYRIPTIVHVPQNPQLQAELFVDGPIYIPIFEGNELKLIHPKEAQYDENELIHYIYEFPRGFQVFNIQAPRENRFIANADDYNARVYMRKEFREGFGEIVKKVELALISGLQVLKEYYPDGTTYRDILDRVESHLNILNKHGVKTHFEFAYTPSKRVREELIEMLPKFTSVGLNEVELSSIIEIIGDEELAKEILEGHLFSVIDGMNLLMDETGIERIHFHTYGYYLALTQYRGEPVRDALLFASLAAAAKAMRGNLERVEQIRDALSVPTNERAIILEEELEKEFTEFENGIIDMTDRQLTFIPTKIVTSPKSTVGIGDTISSSAFVSEFGMRKS; translated from the coding sequence ATGAAAGAAAGCCTTAAAGAGAGGATACGGTTATGGAAAAGACTATATGTGCAAGCTTTTGAGGATGCCACTAATGCACTTCCAAATATTAGTGGAGTTCTTTTAGCATATAATACAAATATCGATGCTATAAAATATCTTGATAAAGAGGATTTAGAACAAAAAATCAATGAAATAGGAAAAGAGAATGTTTTTAAGATTATAGAAAATCCTCCCGAAAAAATAGCATCGCTTGAACATCTTTTTGGAGGAATATTGAGAAGTATAAAACTCGGAAAAGCAATGGAATGGTTTGTAGAGAACGAAGAAGTTAGAAAATATCTCCGAGACTGGGGATGGGATGAACTGAGAATCGGCGGCCAAGCCGGAATCATGGCAAATCTCTTAGGTGGAGTGTACAGGATTCCTACAATAGTACACGTTCCACAGAATCCCCAACTTCAAGCAGAATTATTCGTTGATGGACCGATTTATATTCCAATTTTTGAGGGAAATGAGCTCAAACTTATTCACCCTAAAGAAGCACAATATGATGAGAATGAACTTATCCACTATATCTATGAGTTCCCAAGAGGATTTCAAGTCTTCAACATCCAGGCTCCAAGGGAAAATCGGTTTATAGCTAACGCTGATGATTACAACGCTAGAGTATATATGAGAAAGGAATTCAGGGAGGGCTTTGGAGAGATAGTCAAAAAAGTAGAACTGGCCTTAATAAGCGGACTTCAAGTTCTAAAAGAGTACTATCCCGATGGAACAACATATAGAGACATCCTCGATAGGGTTGAAAGTCACCTTAACATCTTGAACAAACATGGCGTGAAGACTCACTTTGAATTTGCATATACACCAAGCAAAAGGGTGAGGGAAGAGCTTATAGAAATGCTGCCAAAGTTCACAAGCGTTGGGCTAAATGAGGTAGAACTATCCTCAATAATAGAGATAATTGGAGATGAAGAACTCGCAAAGGAAATTCTTGAGGGACATCTCTTTTCTGTTATAGACGGAATGAACCTTTTAATGGATGAAACTGGAATAGAAAGAATTCATTTCCACACCTATGGTTATTACTTGGCTTTAACCCAGTACCGAGGAGAACCTGTTAGAGATGCCTTGCTCTTCGCTTCATTGGCAGCCGCAGCAAAAGCTATGCGGGGTAACTTAGAAAGAGTTGAACAGATAAGAGATGCCTTAAGTGTTCCAACAAATGAAAGAGCAATAATCCTCGAAGAAGAGCTTGAGAAGGAATTTACCGAATTTGAAAACGGCATAATAGATATGACTGACAGACAGCTAACATTTATCCCAACAAAGATCGTGACCTCTCCAAAGAGCACTGTCGGGATAGGAGATACAATTTCAAGCTCTGCATTTGTTAGTGAATTCGGAATGAGGAAGAGCTGA
- the mpgS gene encoding mannosyl-3-phosphoglycerate synthase — MLLEAPVYKEIFGAVKIYELQKVIKMDTETEDVPMFTVQNIPRGDIYKVIGEMAIVVPMKNEKLHLVDGVLKAIPHKSTIIIVSNSKRKGPNRFKQEVDLVKHFCNLTHSKVLMIHQKDPGLGEAFKEVGYEDILDEKGLVRSGKGEGMLLGILLAKAIGAKYVGFVDADNYIPGAVNEYVKDYAAGFLMSESDYAMVRLHWRHKPKVSKGTLYFKKWGRVSEITNRYLNQLISEKTTFETTIMVTGNAGEHAMTMKLAEIIPFSTGYSIEPYEIVYLLERFGTWENAKELQEVFDQGIEIFQIETLNPHFHEDKGQEHVKEMVLLSLTTIYHSKLSSESLKRQILNDLRMHNIIKEDEEPPKPRVMRPIKEIDIKKWMDTLEANQETLLRFDL, encoded by the coding sequence ATGCTTTTAGAGGCTCCAGTTTATAAGGAAATCTTTGGAGCGGTGAAAATTTACGAACTACAAAAAGTCATCAAGATGGATACTGAAACCGAAGATGTTCCAATGTTTACGGTGCAAAATATTCCGAGAGGGGATATATACAAAGTTATTGGGGAAATGGCAATAGTTGTACCTATGAAAAATGAGAAGCTTCATCTTGTTGATGGTGTGTTAAAGGCAATCCCCCATAAATCAACTATCATCATAGTTTCTAACAGTAAAAGGAAAGGGCCCAACAGATTTAAGCAAGAAGTAGACCTAGTTAAGCACTTTTGCAATCTAACGCACTCAAAGGTCTTGATGATTCACCAAAAAGATCCTGGACTAGGAGAAGCTTTTAAAGAGGTTGGATATGAGGATATTCTTGATGAAAAAGGGCTTGTAAGAAGCGGAAAGGGCGAGGGAATGCTCCTAGGAATATTACTTGCAAAAGCTATAGGTGCCAAATACGTTGGCTTTGTTGATGCTGATAATTACATCCCAGGAGCCGTTAACGAGTATGTTAAAGACTATGCTGCTGGTTTCTTGATGAGTGAGAGTGACTATGCAATGGTAAGACTCCACTGGCGACACAAACCAAAAGTAAGTAAGGGAACACTCTACTTCAAAAAATGGGGAAGGGTAAGTGAGATAACAAATCGCTATCTAAATCAACTCATAAGTGAGAAAACCACATTTGAGACCACTATTATGGTGACTGGAAATGCTGGAGAGCATGCCATGACAATGAAGCTTGCAGAAATCATACCATTTTCCACAGGTTATTCAATCGAACCCTACGAGATAGTTTATCTCCTTGAGCGCTTTGGCACTTGGGAGAATGCAAAAGAACTCCAAGAGGTATTTGATCAAGGAATAGAAATTTTCCAGATAGAAACCTTAAACCCACATTTTCATGAGGATAAAGGCCAAGAACACGTAAAAGAGATGGTTCTGCTTTCATTAACCACTATATACCACTCAAAACTCTCATCAGAGAGTCTAAAACGACAAATCCTAAATGATCTTAGAATGCACAATATAATAAAAGAAGACGAAGAGCCTCCAAAACCAAGAGTCATGAGGCCGATAAAAGAGATAGACATTAAAAAATGGATGGACACGTTGGAAGCCAATCAAGAGACATTATTGAGGTTCGATCTATGA
- the mpgP gene encoding mannosyl-3-phosphoglycerate phosphatase — translation MKIIFLDLDKTLIGEDYSPEPAKKIVEFLKERGFKIIFNSSKTKAEQEYYRKALDINDPFIVETGSAVYIPKDDLPFNFPFTRKERNYLVIELGVSYTIIKKALDEIKDEFGLKYYGNSSLEEVIKYTNLPGDLAKLAMQREYSETIFTWDTPGFEKELTKRELKISKGSRFYNVTGNTDKGKAAKLILNLYSQIEKVESYAVGDGQNDIPMLKVVDYPFTIGLSYSGAKNIREITKLMEVIK, via the coding sequence ATGAAGATAATATTCCTTGATCTTGACAAAACCCTCATAGGAGAGGACTATTCCCCAGAACCAGCCAAAAAAATAGTAGAATTTCTAAAGGAGAGGGGATTTAAGATAATATTTAACTCATCAAAAACTAAAGCTGAACAGGAGTACTACCGAAAGGCACTTGATATTAACGATCCATTTATCGTAGAAACTGGAAGTGCAGTGTATATCCCAAAAGATGACCTGCCTTTTAACTTTCCCTTTACACGGAAAGAGAGAAATTATCTAGTAATTGAGCTTGGAGTTAGCTATACTATAATAAAAAAAGCTCTAGATGAGATAAAAGACGAATTTGGATTAAAATACTATGGAAACTCAAGCCTAGAGGAAGTAATTAAATACACCAATCTTCCAGGAGATCTAGCAAAATTGGCCATGCAAAGGGAGTATTCAGAAACCATATTCACTTGGGATACCCCAGGCTTCGAAAAAGAACTGACAAAAAGAGAATTAAAAATATCAAAGGGAAGCAGATTCTACAACGTAACTGGGAACACCGACAAAGGAAAAGCTGCTAAACTTATTTTGAATTTGTATTCACAGATTGAAAAAGTTGAGAGTTACGCCGTCGGAGATGGCCAAAACGACATTCCTATGCTCAAAGTCGTTGATTATCCCTTCACAATCGGTTTATCCTATTCGGGGGCTAAGAATATAAGGGAAATAACTAAATTAATGGAGGTGATAAAATGA
- a CDS encoding mannose-1-phosphate guanylyltransferase/mannose-6-phosphate isomerase: MKTLILAGGKGTRLWPLSRELMPKQFIRIFNNTSLFQKTIERALKFSKPKEIFVVTNKEYKFRVLDDLKELGLEIPEENILLEPIGKNTLPAIYWGMKTIEENYGRSKVAVLPSDHLIKVDENYITAFEKAEQLANNYFITFGIRPTKPHTGYGYIKPGEKLEGGYKVDEFKEKPDYDTAKQYVENGYYWNSGMFLFDSTLFIEEVKRVAPKVYTAFEEAKNIEEAYEKVPDISVDYGVMEKTDKAAVVPLNTYWNDLGSFDAIYEAFGKDKTGNAVRISGFKGEYINIDSKNNLVITERLTATVGVEDLIIIDTGDALLVAKKGETQKVKEVYRKLVESNDERAIVHKTAYRPWGSYTVLEEGERYKIKRLTVLPGNRLSLQRHYHRSEHWVVVRGTAKVKIGDKELLLRPGESTFIPAGVVHRLENPGKVTLEVIETQIGEYLGEDDIERFQDDFGRG, encoded by the coding sequence ATGAAAACCCTAATCCTCGCTGGAGGGAAAGGCACTCGACTCTGGCCCCTGAGTAGAGAACTTATGCCAAAGCAGTTTATAAGAATATTTAACAACACTTCATTATTCCAAAAAACCATAGAAAGAGCACTAAAATTCTCAAAACCAAAGGAAATTTTTGTCGTGACAAATAAAGAATACAAGTTCAGGGTTCTTGATGACCTTAAAGAACTTGGTCTTGAAATCCCAGAAGAAAATATCCTTCTAGAGCCTATAGGAAAGAACACTCTTCCAGCTATTTACTGGGGAATGAAGACTATAGAGGAAAATTATGGTAGATCGAAAGTTGCCGTGTTGCCCTCAGATCACTTGATAAAAGTTGATGAAAACTATATTACAGCATTTGAAAAAGCTGAACAGCTTGCTAATAATTATTTCATAACATTCGGAATTAGACCTACAAAGCCTCACACAGGTTATGGATACATAAAACCTGGCGAAAAGCTTGAGGGAGGATACAAGGTAGATGAATTTAAAGAGAAGCCAGACTACGATACTGCGAAACAATATGTAGAAAATGGGTATTACTGGAACAGTGGAATGTTCCTATTCGACAGCACTCTTTTCATCGAGGAAGTAAAAAGAGTCGCTCCTAAAGTTTACACTGCTTTTGAAGAGGCAAAGAATATAGAAGAGGCATATGAAAAAGTACCAGATATCTCAGTTGACTATGGTGTCATGGAGAAAACAGACAAAGCTGCTGTGGTACCCCTAAATACATACTGGAATGACTTGGGGAGTTTTGATGCCATATATGAAGCCTTTGGGAAAGATAAAACTGGGAATGCTGTTAGAATCAGTGGATTTAAAGGAGAGTACATAAACATAGACTCCAAAAATAATCTTGTAATAACTGAAAGATTAACAGCAACAGTTGGTGTTGAAGATCTGATAATAATCGATACTGGAGACGCATTACTCGTTGCGAAAAAAGGAGAAACTCAGAAAGTTAAGGAAGTTTACAGAAAGCTTGTAGAGAGCAATGATGAGAGGGCCATAGTGCACAAGACAGCGTACAGACCATGGGGCTCTTATACCGTGCTGGAAGAAGGAGAGAGATACAAAATAAAGCGCCTAACGGTTTTACCTGGAAACAGACTCTCCCTCCAACGACACTATCATCGCTCGGAACATTGGGTTGTAGTCAGAGGGACTGCAAAAGTGAAGATAGGGGATAAAGAACTCCTATTAAGGCCTGGAGAGAGTACTTTCATACCTGCAGGGGTAGTACACAGACTCGAAAATCCCGGGAAAGTCACACTTGAAGTCATAGAAACACAAATAGGAGAATACCTGGGTGAAGATGACATTGAACGTTTCCAAGACGATTTTGGAAGAGGTTGA
- the glmM gene encoding phosphoglucosamine mutase — translation MSKIFGTFGVRGIANEKITPEFALKMGLAFGTLLKREKPTKELWVVVGRDTRVSGEMLKNALISGLLSTGINVIDVGIAPTPAIQFACKYFKVDGGAVITASHNPPEYNGIKLLEPNGLGLKKERESIVEELFFNEEFHKAKWYEIGQLVERDIIRPYIDAIKSKVDIEVIKKRRPFVVVDTSNGAGSLVLPYLLRELGCKVVSVNAQPDGHFPARNPEPNEENLQGFMKIVKSLGADFGVAQDGDADRSVFIDENGNFIQGDKTFALVVKAMLEENKGGLVVTTIATSHIIDELAKMYNGKVIKTKVGDLIVSRTLLEHNGLVGGEENGGVIFPEHVLGRDGAMTVAKIVEIFAKSGKKFSELIDTLPKFYQLKTKKHVEGDRKTIVAKVAKFAKKEGLTIDTTDGTKILFKDGWVLVRASGTEPIIRIFAEAKSEEKVKEYLNLGLDLLEKVLND, via the coding sequence ATGAGCAAGATATTTGGGACATTCGGCGTTAGGGGCATAGCAAATGAGAAAATAACCCCAGAATTTGCTTTAAAAATGGGCCTAGCTTTTGGAACACTTTTAAAAAGAGAAAAACCAACCAAAGAGCTTTGGGTAGTTGTGGGAAGAGACACTAGAGTAAGTGGAGAAATGTTGAAAAATGCCTTAATAAGTGGCCTACTAAGCACTGGCATTAATGTTATAGATGTAGGTATAGCTCCAACACCGGCAATTCAGTTCGCATGTAAATACTTCAAAGTGGACGGAGGAGCTGTTATCACAGCATCTCACAATCCTCCAGAATACAATGGAATAAAACTTCTCGAACCAAATGGATTGGGACTCAAAAAAGAGAGAGAAAGTATAGTTGAGGAACTTTTCTTTAATGAGGAATTTCATAAGGCAAAATGGTATGAAATTGGCCAACTCGTAGAAAGAGATATAATAAGACCATATATAGACGCGATAAAGTCTAAAGTGGACATTGAAGTCATAAAAAAGAGAAGACCATTTGTAGTCGTCGATACATCAAACGGTGCTGGGTCACTTGTGCTCCCATACCTCCTAAGGGAACTCGGGTGTAAAGTTGTGAGTGTAAATGCTCAGCCAGATGGCCACTTTCCAGCAAGAAATCCAGAACCGAATGAAGAAAACCTTCAAGGATTTATGAAAATCGTTAAATCGCTTGGCGCTGACTTTGGAGTTGCTCAAGATGGAGATGCAGATCGTTCAGTATTCATAGATGAAAACGGAAACTTTATTCAAGGAGATAAGACCTTTGCCCTTGTGGTCAAAGCTATGCTCGAAGAAAATAAGGGTGGTCTGGTGGTGACAACCATTGCCACTTCTCACATAATCGATGAACTTGCCAAGATGTATAATGGAAAGGTCATCAAAACCAAAGTGGGGGATCTAATAGTATCGAGAACCCTTCTGGAGCATAATGGACTAGTTGGAGGAGAAGAAAATGGTGGAGTTATCTTTCCAGAACATGTTCTTGGTAGAGATGGTGCAATGACCGTAGCAAAGATAGTTGAGATCTTTGCAAAGAGCGGCAAGAAATTCAGTGAGTTAATAGACACACTTCCAAAATTCTACCAACTCAAAACTAAAAAACATGTCGAAGGAGATAGAAAAACAATTGTCGCAAAAGTAGCAAAATTCGCAAAGAAAGAAGGGCTAACTATTGATACAACCGACGGGACAAAGATACTCTTCAAAGATGGTTGGGTTCTTGTGAGAGCGAGTGGAACCGAACCCATAATAAGAATCTTTGCCGAAGCAAAAAGCGAAGAAAAAGTAAAAGAATACCTCAACTTGGGACTAGACCTATTAGAAAAAGTATTAAACGATTAA
- a CDS encoding chloride channel protein, with the protein MRSEKYLKKWPTILLLSIITGVIGGLGAVVFRKMVAIVRILFFSSFLPHISFYYHGYNIGYIFLPAIGSLLIVVIIRNYPELKGNGIPEVIEAVIFKRGEMKGKLAFLKALATSITIGSGGSVGREGPIGFIGASLASALAQAFKLPSETKKLLTTCGLAAGIAGTFNTPFAGAMFALEVVYMGVFSINLVPIFLSAVVGNAVTLILLGEGGFEVTLSSQITYNHVELPLLFLMGLIFGLLAAYWAKFIFWLTDKFEKSRAPLPFKLFIGGLGVGVIGMFFPKYGILGVGYEGIELAIAGLLPLTVLIFLGIGKMLATSLMISSGHSGGIFAPSLYTGALLGAAYGKMLSILFPTLEINTAVYALAGMAAFFSGLTQAPINQILMVAELTRGYALLPCVITSTITSFLTARFILRGSSVYTLKLERRGFRIKTGRPIVLETIPVKDIMTTNPIFVTPQDRLIDIEYLVAHTGHDCFPVVNEKLEVLGIVGIKDFLNKPQRVKSLPIERFLRKNYAVGYLNETAHDAFEKLIKYDQNLLPIVESPECKKLIGVVTKRDIYKAYYRALQEMYIEE; encoded by the coding sequence ATGAGGAGTGAGAAGTATCTCAAGAAATGGCCCACAATATTACTTCTATCCATCATTACCGGAGTAATCGGGGGACTCGGAGCCGTTGTTTTTAGGAAGATGGTTGCAATCGTAAGAATACTCTTCTTCAGTTCCTTCCTTCCACATATATCTTTTTATTACCACGGATACAATATTGGATACATTTTTCTTCCCGCAATTGGCAGCCTGCTGATAGTAGTAATAATTAGAAACTATCCCGAATTAAAGGGAAATGGTATACCTGAGGTTATAGAAGCAGTGATATTCAAAAGAGGAGAAATGAAAGGAAAATTGGCATTTCTAAAAGCCTTGGCAACCTCAATAACCATAGGAAGTGGAGGAAGCGTGGGAAGAGAAGGACCAATCGGATTTATTGGAGCTTCATTAGCCTCAGCGTTAGCACAGGCTTTTAAGCTCCCTTCAGAAACGAAAAAGTTGTTAACCACATGTGGACTTGCTGCTGGAATAGCTGGTACTTTTAACACTCCATTTGCCGGAGCGATGTTTGCCCTCGAAGTAGTCTATATGGGAGTATTTTCTATAAACCTCGTCCCTATTTTTCTTTCTGCGGTTGTTGGGAATGCTGTGACATTAATATTATTAGGGGAGGGGGGTTTTGAAGTCACTCTATCTTCTCAAATAACATATAATCATGTAGAACTTCCTCTTCTATTTCTCATGGGACTTATATTCGGACTCTTAGCTGCATATTGGGCAAAGTTTATCTTCTGGCTTACCGATAAATTTGAAAAATCAAGAGCACCACTTCCTTTTAAATTGTTCATCGGTGGCTTAGGTGTTGGAGTTATTGGAATGTTCTTCCCAAAATATGGAATCTTGGGTGTAGGTTATGAAGGAATAGAGCTTGCCATTGCTGGATTGCTCCCACTTACTGTTTTAATCTTCTTAGGAATAGGAAAAATGCTTGCTACATCCCTTATGATATCTAGTGGACACAGTGGAGGTATCTTCGCACCTAGCCTCTACACGGGAGCTCTACTTGGAGCAGCCTATGGGAAAATGTTAAGTATCCTCTTCCCAACGCTTGAGATCAATACTGCCGTTTATGCTCTTGCTGGAATGGCAGCGTTTTTCAGTGGTCTAACTCAAGCCCCCATAAATCAGATACTAATGGTAGCAGAACTCACAAGAGGGTATGCACTTCTCCCTTGCGTTATAACGTCCACTATCACAAGTTTTCTGACAGCTAGATTCATTCTTAGAGGGTCCTCGGTATATACATTAAAACTCGAACGCAGAGGTTTCCGTATAAAGACTGGTCGTCCCATAGTTTTGGAGACGATCCCCGTAAAAGACATCATGACAACTAACCCCATCTTTGTGACTCCTCAAGATAGACTAATAGATATAGAATATCTTGTGGCACACACAGGACATGATTGCTTCCCAGTGGTTAACGAGAAACTAGAGGTACTCGGAATTGTAGGAATAAAGGATTTTCTGAACAAACCTCAAAGAGTGAAAAGTCTTCCTATTGAAAGATTTCTTAGAAAGAACTATGCAGTTGGATACCTTAATGAAACCGCCCATGATGCCTTTGAAAAATTAATAAAATATGATCAAAATCTACTTCCTATAGTAGAGTCTCCTGAATGCAAAAAGCTGATCGGAGTTGTGACAAAAAGAGATATCTACAAAGCATATTACAGAGCATTACAAGAAATGTATATAGAAGAGTGA
- the speB gene encoding agmatinase: MELLYTYETLKLEFPMSDIEKADFVILGIPFDGTTSYKPGTRFGPTLIRQATLNLESYILDYDTDLAEVKITDVGDLAIVAGNPLETIKRGIKTIEEIKKLNPKAIPIVLGGEHSMTYAPVKALMPKSYIVFDAHLDLREQYEENPWNHACVARRISELGIEIAEFGIRSGTKEEVKYAKERGIHWVHARHYSFERFKEIVRDLPDPIYISIDIDVFDLSMVPSTGTPEAGGLGFWEVVEALEWLVRNKEVVGFDIMEVAGMELGDVTALTAAKLLFYLMGMISKR, translated from the coding sequence ATGGAATTGCTTTATACTTATGAAACCTTAAAACTTGAATTTCCTATGAGTGATATAGAAAAAGCAGATTTTGTAATCTTGGGGATTCCCTTTGATGGAACAACTTCTTATAAGCCTGGAACCAGGTTTGGTCCTACATTAATAAGGCAAGCTACTCTTAACTTAGAGAGTTACATTCTTGATTATGACACTGACTTGGCTGAGGTTAAAATAACAGATGTTGGAGATTTAGCAATAGTGGCAGGTAATCCACTTGAGACAATAAAACGTGGTATTAAAACAATTGAGGAGATAAAAAAACTGAATCCAAAAGCAATTCCAATAGTTCTCGGTGGAGAACATTCAATGACTTATGCACCGGTTAAAGCGTTAATGCCAAAGAGCTACATTGTTTTCGATGCTCATTTGGATTTGAGGGAGCAATATGAAGAAAACCCATGGAATCATGCTTGTGTGGCTAGACGTATATCCGAGTTAGGTATAGAAATAGCGGAATTTGGGATAAGAAGTGGAACTAAGGAGGAAGTAAAATACGCAAAAGAAAGAGGTATTCATTGGGTTCATGCAAGACATTATAGCTTTGAGAGATTCAAGGAGATTGTAAGAGACTTGCCAGATCCAATATACATATCAATAGATATAGATGTCTTTGATCTTTCAATGGTGCCTTCTACGGGGACCCCCGAAGCAGGTGGCTTAGGATTTTGGGAAGTAGTAGAGGCATTAGAGTGGCTTGTACGGAATAAAGAAGTAGTTGGTTTTGATATAATGGAAGTGGCTGGGATGGAGCTTGGGGATGTCACAGCTTTAACAGCAGCAAAGCTTCTTTTTTACCTAATGGGGATGATTTCAAAGAGATAA